In Fusarium oxysporum Fo47 chromosome XII, complete sequence, one DNA window encodes the following:
- a CDS encoding mannosyltransferase putative-domain-containing protein has protein sequence MSLASAFIVRLGQMFRDPPRALVRLSIFGGLSLLLILITWKGSTSLSYSWTPPISESELKNISQKAKEYAENPVQAPYKSTFWEVGQRSRELSQWLSKSDKLDPTSKVGRQLQDVTEITAQQLFPFLRNPPRNPGSETSLSDLRHSFDRGSRGIVIPVGGGEQSFRFAGHLIVSLRKVLGCRLPIQIVYAGENDLPKKERDRIAKLTGATDVEFLDIFTIFDDTSLKLKDGGWAIKAFALLGSRFEEVILLDADAVFIQQPERLYAQTAYIEKEALLFHDRLLWQHAFKERHEWWKDQIKEPSAEMNKSLVWTEDYAEECDSGAVVLNKARVSTLVGILHVAWQNTYDVREEVTYRKGHGDKESWWLGLEFGGSSYEFESHYGSMIGWGESKGAFLLKNKGVDPDGYEVPEYWMMDGEWHKGRTKDDMSCMTDTEVLELTDEEKRVLRESIEIAKEVDVALKGATPQTCHFSLSITFQTTSDDTMTVPAFGFSAGDFVSALKLIVDITQALKNTGGAAGDYLQVLADLNLLKDVLSHLHQQQTGATRQRSSNPFAEHARKQADLTLSTLANFLDLISKFDASLGPQRSSAWYRGVGRKAQWALVYSKHVDDLRSRIGTQIQTLNLVTQLQEEYLDLSMTVQLLQNEQVITQLQERRIISIEELREQLSLLDLQDDEHQPGNAPAPPQVIEDSQSSANDRPVVADVEESDINATTTLGDQPSTLPQQDMTSQQEETTQTLLPKLLRAVIRDLHNLIMKAWLLFPGLMRHYSRLCTSMSMPPLLVLAENISFEDVLGRQTTLQYDFFRHWANVDMFLNKQFENCPGQQYIAKKQYFFLGADAATNKLNSNVEIAWQAMARPGCQISMSIKMIAEQKDVSEAKCPSPGCKGRSVKIDDEETFSCQKCDLTYSMLPKNPAKEQSIKERRKSPHIGTCDGRTIDSEHYVPREESIEIEEGQTQKGHLGLDMLRLWKWWHENNGG, from the exons ATGTCGCTGGCATCGGCATTCATAGTACGGCTCGGCCAAATGTTCAGAGACCCTCCTCGGGCCCTTGTGCGATTGAGTATCTTCGGCGGTCTTTCCCTTTTACTTATTCTTATCACCTGGAAGGGCTCAACCAGCTTATCTTATAGCTGGACGCCACCAATCAGCGAGTCTGAGTTGAAGAACATCTCCCAAAAGGCGAAGGAATATGCCGAAAATCCTGTACAGGCTCCTTATAAAAGTACGTTCTGGGAGGTCGGTCAACGATCACGAGAGTTGAGTCAATGGCTGTCAAAGTCTGACAAACTTGACCCGACTTCAAAAGTTGGGCGGCAGCTCCAGGATGTTACGGAGATAACAGCCCAACAATTATTCCCTTTCCTCCGGAATCCACCACGGAATCCCGGATCAGAAACATCACTCTCTGACCTTCGACACTCTTTTGACAGAGGGTCCAGAGGAATTGTAATTcctgttggtggtggagagCAATCATTTCGCTTCGCTGGCCATTTAATTGTGAGCTTGCGCAAAGTCTTGGGCTGTCGCTTGCCTATACAGATTGTCTATGCTGGAGAAAATGACTTGCCCAAAAAGGAACGTGACAGGATAGCGAAACTCACTGGCGCAACTGATGTCGAGTTTCTTGATATCTTCACCATCTTTGACGATACTAGTCTGAAGCTCAAAGACGGAGGATGGGCCATCAAAGCTTTTGCATTACTCGGATCGCGctttgaagaagtcatcCTCCTAGATGCCGATGCTGTGTTCATTCAACAACCGGAAAGGCTGTATGCGCAAACAGCATATATCGAAAAAGAAGCGTTACTCTTCCACGACAGACTGCTTTGGCAACATGCGTTCAAAGAAAGGCACGAATGGTGGAAGGACCAGATCAAGGAGCCTTCAGCGGAGATGAACAAATCACTTGTATGGACAGAAGACTACGCTGAAGAATGTGATTCGGGTGCAGTAGTCCTCAACAAGGCGCGAGTAAGTACTCTTGTTGGTATTCTACATGTCGCATGGCAGAACACATACGATGTTCGAGAAGAAGTCACTTACAGGAAAGGTCACGGGGACAAGGAATCTTGGTGGCTTGGCCTTGAGTTTGGCGGGTCCAGTTATGAGTTTGAGTCGCATTATGGTTCAATGATCGGCTGGGGTGAAAGCAAGGGAGCATT CCTGTTGAAGAACAAAGGTGTGGACCCAGATGGCTATGAAGTCCCAGAGTACTGGATGATGGATGGGGAATGGCATAAAGGAAGGACAAAGGATGATATGAGCTGTATGACTGATACGGAAGTACTGGAGCTGacagatgaggagaagcgcGTGTTGCGAGAGAGCATTGAGATTGCGAAGGAGGTAGACGTGGCCCTCAAAGGGGCA ACCCCGCAAACCTGTCACTTCTCTCTGTCAATAACCTTCCAAACTACATCAGACGATACAATGACTGTACCAGCCTTTGGATTCTCTGCCGGCGACTTCGTTAGCGCCTTGAAGTTAATCGTCGACATCACCCAAGCGTTGAAAAACACAGGTGGCGCAGCAGGAGATTATCTTCAAGTGCTGGCCGATTTGAACCTTTTGAAAGACGTTTTGTCACACCTGCACCAACAGCAAACCGGCGCGACGAGGCAAAGAAGCAGCAATCCTTTTGCAGAGCATGCGCGGAAACAAGCAGATCTCACTTTATCTACACTAGCAAATTTCCTCGACCTGATATCCAAATTCGATGCTAGCCTAGGTCCTCAAAGATCGTCAGCATGGTATCGCGGTGTTGGTAGAAAGGCGCAATGGGCGCTGGTCTATTCGAAGCATGTTGATGATCTGCGATCAAGGATTGGGACACAGATTCAAACGTTAAACCTCGTCACTCAACTACAAGAAGAGTATCTAGACCTGTCGATGACTGTCCAGCTTC TCCAGAATGAACAGGTCATAACACAACTCCAAGAGCG CCGAATCATTAGCATCGAAGAACTTCGAGAACAACTCAGTCTGCTTGACCTTCAGGACGATGAGCATCAACCTGGTAACGCACCTGCGCCGCCTCAAGTTATTGAAGACTCTCAATCGAGTGCAAATGACCGACCGGTAGTAGCAGACGTGGAAGAGTCCGACATAAATGCAACTACAACCCTGGGGGACCAACCCAGTACTTTGCCTCAACAAGACATGACTagccaacaagaagagacTACCCAAACTCTTTTACCAAAGCT TCTTCGTGCCGTCATACGAGATCTGCACAATCTCATTATGAAGGCCTGGTTACTGTTTCCAGGGCTAATGAGACACTATTCTCGCCTGTGCACGTCGATGTCTATGCCACCTCTCCTCGTTCTCGCTGAAAACATCAGCTTTGAAGACGTGCTCGGGCGTCAAACGACGTTGCAGTATGACTTCTTCAGGCACTGGGCG AATGTCGATATGTTCCTCAATAAACAGTTCGAGAACTGTCCAGGTCAGCAGTATATCGCCAAAAAGCAATATTTCTTCCTCGGTGCTGATGCAGCAACAAATAAGCTGAACTCAAATGTTGAGATCGCTTGGCAAGCAATGGCCCGCCCCGGATGCCAGATTTCGATGTCGATAAAGATGATTGCAGAACAGAAGGACGTGTCAGAGGCCAAGTGCCCCAGCCCTGGTTGCAAAGGCCGTTCAGTCAAAATAGACGATGAGGAAACATTTTCATGTCAGAAGTGCGATCTGACGTACTCCATGCTGCCCAAAAACCCTGCAAAAGAACAATCTATCAAGGAAAGGAGAA AAAGTCCACATATTGGCACCTGCGATGGACGAACCATCGATAGTGAGCACTATGTCCCTAGGGAAGAGTCCATTGAGATCGAAGAAGGCCAAACGCAGAAAGGTCATTTGGGTCTGGACATGTTGCGGCTGTGGAAGTGGTGGCATGAGAATAACGGCGGCTAA
- a CDS encoding cytochrome P450 produces the protein MDNFNSIALERLLSPSALFGLTGLWLGYRVALALYNVSSLHPLSKFPGPKIAAASYVYEAYYDWILMGPIVRVSPDELHCSDPFFADEIYTGKPGRIRDKWQHHLKIAGAGPVSQATGTAGPHELHRKRRAAHARFFSRGQVLKLEDEVYNYAKLAIEKMLRWTGKEAFEIKGAFNCYTADVFSQYAFGEPMGFIEQEGWEPNFGTWTSSFLTTTYMMRHNGLARRLADILPMFADYMGEDVKRIMHQMNHVIPAYIKTALANPDGGRVFNEILNSNVLPEEEKSMYRLSGEGFVFLVAGTETTAAILTIMTFHLLHQPKIYARLMKDLEGIDPNNLKWAQLEQRPYLWALVQESLRHQPGAAARSARIAREEELFYKSQDGKTQFVIPRGTPVSMTAMINHWDTRLFPDPDAFNPERWLLPDGKPDYTLQKFLISFSKGSRVCVGESLALCEIYIMAALMAFRIIPKAELFDTTIEDLTYDHDLVVLQTKKGHISTRIKIA, from the exons ATGGACAACTTCAATTCAATCGCTCTCGAGCGTTTGCTGAGTCCCTCGGCGCTCTTTGGCCTCACTGGTCTTTGGCTTGGTTATCGTGTCGCGCTCGCACTTTACAACGTTTCCTCTCTCCACCCACTCTCCAAGTTTCCTGGTCCAAAAATTGCCGCCGCATCTTACGTGTATGAGGCCTACTATGACTGGATCCTCATGG GTCCTATCGTGCGCGTCAGCCCTGATGAACTTCATTGCAGCGACCCGTTCTTTGCCGATGAGATCTACACAGGAAAGCCAGGCCGAA TCCGCGATAAATGGCAGCACCACCTCAAAATAGCAGGCGCTGGCCCAGTCTCACAGGCAACTGGCACGGCTGGGCCGCACGAGCTACATCGCAAGCGTAGGGCTGCTCATGCACGTTTCTTCTCACGCGGACAGGTGCTCAAGCTCGAGGACGAAGTGTACAACTACGCCAAGCTCGCTATTGAGAAAATGCTCCGCTGGACCGGCAAGGAGGCCTTTGAAATTAAAGGCGCCTTCAATTGCTATACCGCCGATGTCTTCTCCCAGTACGCCTTTGGAGAGCCTATGGGCTTCATCGAGCAGGAGGGCTGGGAGCCCAACTTTGGAACTTGGACCTCGTCCTTCTTGACAACCACTTACATGA TGCGCCACAATGGGCTGGCCAGACGGCTGGCTGATATCCTCCCCATGTTCGCGGACTATATGGGCGAGGATGTCAAGAGGATAATGCACCAGATGAATCATGTTATCCCAGCGTACATCAAAACTGCCCTGGCAAATCCCGATGGCGGCCGTGTCTTTAACGAGATTCTGAACTCCAATGTCCTGcccgaggaagagaagagcaTGTATCGTCTCTCGGGTGAGGGgtttgtcttccttgttgcTGGAACCGAAACCACTGCG GCTATCCTCACTATCATGACGTTTCACCTCCTTCATCAACCCAAAATCTACGCTCGCCTGATGAAAGACCTGGAAGGCATTGATCCCAATAATCTCAAATGGGCACAGCTCGAACAGAGACCATACCTCTGGGCCCTCGTTCAGGAGTCTCTGCGGCACCAGCCTGGGGCGGCCGCTCGATCAGCTCGCATTGCCCGTGAGGAGGAACTCTTCTATAAGAGTCAAGATGGCAAGACGCAATTTGTGATTCCCCGAGGCACACCTGTAAGCATGACGGCCATGATCAACCACTGGGACACGCGGCTGTTTCCCGACCCCGACGCATTCAACCCTGAGCGGTGGTTGTTGCCCGACGGCAAGCCTGATTACACGCTGCAAAAATTCCTCATCTCGTTTTCGAAGGGATCTAGGGTTTGCGTTGGCGAGAG TCTTGCGCTGTGCGAGATCTATATCATGGCCGCCCTGATGGCGTTTCGAATTATCCCGAAAGCCGAACTTTTCGACACTACGATTGAGGACCTCACGTATGACCATGACCTGGTCGTGTTGCAGACGAAGAAAGGACACATTTCGACTCGCATCAAGATCGCGTGA